Genomic DNA from Prevotella intermedia ATCC 25611 = DSM 20706:
TTATTGGTTCAACCAGTTTTACGTTTGCTGAGCACCAAAATAAGCACAGCGACAATGATAAGCACAAAGCCAACAACGATAGGAAGCGTGAGTGGTTCGCCGAAAAGAAGTATGCCCACGCACATAGCTGTCATAGGTTCGAATACTCCAAGCACAGCTGCCATGGTGCTGCTTATCTGCTTTAGCGAGATAATAAGCGTTACGTTGCTTATGGCAGTGGGTACCAAGCCCAATAAAAACAAATTGATGAGCTGACTATTGGTGTCTATCGGGTCTATACGCCCTCGTGTAAAGGTGCCATAGAGTGCCAGAATGAGCATCGCAAAGAAAAATATGTAGAATGTAAGCTTGAGCGATGGCATCTTACGGATACGCATTCGGGGGAAGGCTACCATATAAACGGCATAGAGAAAACCCGAAGCGAGGAGCAAGAACAAACCAGTAAAGCCCTCCATGCCGCCTCCACCGTCGAGTATTCCCGAAAGAAAGAACACGCCAGCAACCGCTATGGCAATGGAGATAGCTGTAGTTGCCGATAGTCGTTCGTGCAGAAACACCACCGAGAGCAGGCAAGTCCATACGGGATAAGAGAATAATAGCGTGGTAGCAATGCCGCTTGCCATATAGTTATAGCCCTCTATAAGGGCGATAGACGATGCAGCGTACGCAGAAGAAAGGAACAATATGCGCAAGAAATCGCCAAAAGCAAGCCACATTCTGGTGCGATGAAACATAAGCATACCTAACATAGCGAGGCAGCCAAAAGCGTAACGATAAATCAAAACGGACGTAGAGTGCATACCTGTGGCAAGCACGGGAACGGCGAACAGGGGGATTAATCCAAACGTAATGCCCGAGATACTGGCATTGAAAAAACCTTTTATTGTAGACGACATCTAATGATTTGTTATAATGGAGATATACGGCAGTTTGCCATAGTGCCTTCGTCTTGGCGTAGCACTAACTTTCTTCACTCCTTAATGGTGCGTGTATGCTATTTTACTTTTTGTGTATATCGTAAGCCAACATCTGCCTATAGGTCGTGTCAGGCATTGGGATAAGTGTTAGAAATGCTCGATAATATTGTATCTTTGCAGCATTTTGCGTGTGCAAAGTTACGAAGATGCTTTGCAATAACCTTGAAACGAGTGCCTGATTTTGGTATTATTAACGGCAAAAAAGCAGAATAAGGTGAAGAAAAACAGAAAAAATGGAGCTTACAAAGATAAATAATAGAATTTATGAAAATAAAATAAGGTTATATCAAAGCAAATAAGTACATTTGCAGTCGTATACTTTTGTTTGACAACGTACAAGGTAAGCGCGCCTATGCATACGTATTAACAAACAGAAAAACAGATGAATATCAAGAATAAAATACTTTACGGAATAGCATACGGCTTTTGGTTTATCCTCTCGCTGTTGCCATTCCGTTTTCTTTTTTTATTGTCCGACTGTCTCTACTTCCTTGTTTCAAAGGTGGTGAAATATCGCCATAAGGTTATTTGGAAGAATCTGAAAGAGAGCTTTCCCAATAAAACAGAAGCCGAATTGCGTACCATTGAAAAAGGCTTTTACCATTGGTTCTGCGATTATATCGTAGAAACCATCAAGCTAATGACGATGTCGCCCGATGCCCTGCGCAAGCGAATGAAGTTCACGGGCATGGAGAAATTCAACGAAGTGCTGAACAACGGCGGTTCGTGTGCCGTGTACTTGGGGCACTATTGCAACTGGGAATGGATAACCTCGCTGCCCCATTGGATTCCCAAACACGCACAATGCTGCGAACTCTACCACCCCTTAGAGAACGAACCGTTAGACCATTTGTTCAAGAAAGTGCGCGAACGACAAAACGCTCTTTGCATTCCGATGCAGGAATCGCTACGCAAAATCATCGGTTTCAAGCACAACAGCAAGTCGATTGTCGTAGGTTACATTGCCGACCAGACGCCGCTTTGGTGGAACATACACCATTGGATAGACTTTCTGCATCACGATACGCCTGTGCTCACAGGTGCCGAACGCATTGTCCGACACACCAACCAAGTCTGCTTCTACGGCTATATGCGCCGCCCAAAGCGTGGCTACTATGAGTGCGAAATGCAGCTTATGACCGAAACACCTACCGAAGCAGCCGAGTTTGAGATTACCGATACCTACTTCCGAATGCTCGAAGAAAACATAAAGAACACTCCCGCCTACTACCTATGGAGCCACAACCGCTGGAAAAGAACTCGCGAAGAGTTCAACGAAAAGTGGGAAGTAGTAGACGGAAAAGTACTGAGAAAGAAACAAAAAGATTAATTTACACCATTTTAAAACAACAATGAACATACCACAAGCAAAGGACGAAAAACGCATAAGTCTTGAAGAGACGAAAGAAATGCAACACATTATCTTAGGCATACTGAAAGCTATTGATAAGGTTTGCCGCGAACACAACCTGCAATACTTTATGATTGCAGGCACAATGCTTGGAGCGGTGCGCCACCACGGCTTCATTCCATGGGACGACGATGCCGATGTAGCTCTTCCACGCCACGACTACGAGGTGCTGTTGGCGCACGCCAACGAATGGTTGCCCGAAGAATACGAACTTGTAGACTACACGAAAGCAAACCATTACCCCTACCAATTCGCACGCATACAAGACAAGCGCACTACTTACATACTGCGTCGCAGCTTCAAATTCTTAGGTGGCATTCCCGTAGATGTGTTCCCTATCGACGGAATGACCGAGAACAAACTTGCCCGTAAGTACCATTATCTACGCTACGACTTCGTAAACAAACTGCTCTACTACTCGCAGCGCGACCCTTACAAGCACGGAAAAGGTATTGGTTGCCTGTTCTACAAAACCCTGCAAAAGATACTTTCACCACAGAAAATACATCGGGTGCTCACCAAAATACAGTCGGAATACTCGTATTCGGATAGCAAATTGGCAGCCGACCACGACAATCGCCCCGAACGAGGCATACTCCCCAAGGAGGTCTATGGTACGCCTACGCCCATTATGTTTGAGGGAATAGAGCTTATGGGAGTAGCCCAACCCGATGCCTACCTTTCTTATTGTTATGGCAACTATATGGAAATGCCGAAGGAAATACCGCCACAGAATTTCCGCTATATGGATATGAAGTCGCCCTACAAAGACTATAAAGGTTCTGTTTCGATGAAGAAAGCGTAAGCAAAATGCTCTTTTGTTTCATCGTTATTATGGTTCGACACAACTTTAATATTATAAAAGAGAATGCGGGATTGTCCTTCGATGGGCAGTCCCGCATTGTATTTTAAAGCAAGTTTTCCGATGCAGCAATGGCAGTTTATCACACTTGTTTTGTAAAGATAATTCTCTTAAAAAGTGATAACTGCGTTTTGACGTTGCGAAAGCGGCTGTTTTGCGATGCAAAACCTACGCTTTTACCGTGCAAAACAGCCGCTTTTGGAACGCAAAACAATAGGTTTTGCAACACGTTGATAGCAAAGTAGTTACACAATAGTTGCGCTTGTGAAAAATATTTACACGTTTTACATCTTTTCCCTACTGCATTTTCTTATAACAGTACAGTGGCTATCGCTTTATTTTTCCGAAGGTTTTAATGCTTGTGTACTTGCGCCAAAGGTTCAGTTTGCGCTGGCGTGGCACACCGTTGCGGGCTATGAAGTCGCGTGCAGCGTTTAGCATACGGTGCGCACACTGCCCATCGAGGTAAGGGTCGTAGTTGTCTATCACCCATTTGCGCAGGGCTGCAATCTCCTTATTCGTAAATACATCGTCGTAAGCATCGCACAGTTGCGAAGCATCGGTGATGTTCTTCCAATACAAATCCTTCGATATGGCATTGAGCGTTATAACTGGTTTATCCATCAAGAGTGCCTCGTAGATTGCCGAAGAGGTATCGCTCACCACCACATCAGCCATCAGCAGGTATTTTGTAAGGGCAAATTCACCTACCATTATAATGTTTTTGTGGCTGTCGGCAAGTGCTCGGCAGGCTTCCACCCATTCTGTTTTGGTCAGTGGGTGCAGCTTTATGATAACCAGAACAGGGCGTGTATCGGCAAGCTTGCGCAGGTCGTCGAGGATAAAAGGTATCGATGTCAGCTTGGGCGAGAACGTTGGTGCATAAACCACAATGCGCTCGCAAGCGTGCTCTTGCAGCAGTTCTGCCTTTTCGGTGTCGAAGTCGTGGCGATGCGCAAATATATAGTCTTGACGTGTCCACCCAGTTTCCACCACCGAGAAGTCGCCATACTTCTTTGCCAATGCAGAGAAATGACTTGTAAAATAGGCTCCTTGCGTGCAGTAAATATCGAAGTAACGGCGTATCACCCAATGGTCTTTCTTCTCCGCAGCATAGCCGTGGAATATCTGAATTTTCACCCCTGGCAAGTAGTAAGGCACGATATTCCCCGGCACATAGATGGCTTCAGGACTGAAATCGAAGCTCTCCTGTATGCTGTTTGTCCATTTCACACTGTCTTTTAATGGAAATTCGGGTATCTTTTCTTGGTGTACATACCACAACACATTGTTGCCGCCCTCTTTGTCGGCTTCGGTTTGGATAGGCTGCAGAATATCTACGGCATATTTGTTCTCACAAAATAGTAAAATGCGCATTGTTGTTATATTTTTATGCAAAGATAGTTTAATTCAACGACAAAGCGAAAAAAAAGCTGTAACTTTGCATATTATATATGATAATAACACGGTTATGAATATGCTTAATTTCACAGTAGGCCCCGTAATGTCGGCTGATGCAGTAAGAGAAATAGGTGCAGAGCAAGTGCCATATTTCCGCACCTCTGAGTTCTCCGCTACGATGAAGGAGAACGAACAACTTATGAAAGAGTTTGCAAAAGCAGACGACGATGCCCGCGTGGTATTCATAACAGGTTCGGGAACGGCTTCCATGGAGGCGTCTGTAATGAACCTTCTTACCACCGACGACAAAGTCTTGGTGGTAAACGGTGGTAGTTTCGGACAACGGTTTGTAGATTTGTGCGAACTCTACGCCATTCCACACACCGTAATCAAGATGGAAACAGGACAGCAAATCACTGCCGAAATGCTCGAACAGTACGACGGACAGGGCTACACAGCCTTTCTTGTGAATGTTGGCGAGACCTCTACGGGCGTGCATTATGACATTGATTTAATCAGCAAATTCTGCCGTCGCAACAACCTTTTCCTACTTGTCGATGCCATAAGCTCCTTCCTTGCCGACGAGTTTGATATGAAACGATTGGGTGCCGACGTTATGATTACAGGCTCGCAGAAGGCCTTAGCCTGTCCTCCGGGTATCTCTGTCATCGTTCTTTCGCCACGAGCTATCGAGCGTATAGAGTGCAACGACGTCCGTTGTATGTACTTAAACCTAAAAGATGCACTGCGTAATGGCGAACGTGGACAAACACCTTACACTCCTGCCGTGGGCATATTGCTGCAAATTCACTGCCGTCTGAAGGAGATAGAGCGCAATGGCGGTGTTGCAGCCGAAATAGAACGAACCCGCAATTTGGCTATGGACTTCCGCCAGAAAATAGCCCATCTGCCCTTGGAACCTATCACACAATCGCCCTCAAATGCCGTAACCTCGTTGCACCCGCTGAACAATTCGGCATTCAGCATATTTGAAACGCTGAAAGACGAGTATGGTATTTGGATTTGTCCGAACGGCGGCGATATGCGCGATACGGTGTTCCGTGTAGGACACATTGGCGCACTGACGCCCGCAGACAACTCTACTCTCGTGGCAGCCTTCGACGAATTACATAAAATTGGCAAACTTTAAACAACTATGAAAAAGGTTATTACCTACGG
This window encodes:
- a CDS encoding lysophospholipid acyltransferase family protein, which encodes MNIKNKILYGIAYGFWFILSLLPFRFLFLLSDCLYFLVSKVVKYRHKVIWKNLKESFPNKTEAELRTIEKGFYHWFCDYIVETIKLMTMSPDALRKRMKFTGMEKFNEVLNNGGSCAVYLGHYCNWEWITSLPHWIPKHAQCCELYHPLENEPLDHLFKKVRERQNALCIPMQESLRKIIGFKHNSKSIVVGYIADQTPLWWNIHHWIDFLHHDTPVLTGAERIVRHTNQVCFYGYMRRPKRGYYECEMQLMTETPTEAAEFEITDTYFRMLEENIKNTPAYYLWSHNRWKRTREEFNEKWEVVDGKVLRKKQKD
- a CDS encoding CDP-glycerol glycerophosphotransferase family protein, whose translation is MRILLFCENKYAVDILQPIQTEADKEGGNNVLWYVHQEKIPEFPLKDSVKWTNSIQESFDFSPEAIYVPGNIVPYYLPGVKIQIFHGYAAEKKDHWVIRRYFDIYCTQGAYFTSHFSALAKKYGDFSVVETGWTRQDYIFAHRHDFDTEKAELLQEHACERIVVYAPTFSPKLTSIPFILDDLRKLADTRPVLVIIKLHPLTKTEWVEACRALADSHKNIIMVGEFALTKYLLMADVVVSDTSSAIYEALLMDKPVITLNAISKDLYWKNITDASQLCDAYDDVFTNKEIAALRKWVIDNYDPYLDGQCAHRMLNAARDFIARNGVPRQRKLNLWRKYTSIKTFGKIKR
- a CDS encoding phosphorylcholine transferase LicD, translating into MNIPQAKDEKRISLEETKEMQHIILGILKAIDKVCREHNLQYFMIAGTMLGAVRHHGFIPWDDDADVALPRHDYEVLLAHANEWLPEEYELVDYTKANHYPYQFARIQDKRTTYILRRSFKFLGGIPVDVFPIDGMTENKLARKYHYLRYDFVNKLLYYSQRDPYKHGKGIGCLFYKTLQKILSPQKIHRVLTKIQSEYSYSDSKLAADHDNRPERGILPKEVYGTPTPIMFEGIELMGVAQPDAYLSYCYGNYMEMPKEIPPQNFRYMDMKSPYKDYKGSVSMKKA
- a CDS encoding DMT family transporter, which gives rise to MSSTIKGFFNASISGITFGLIPLFAVPVLATGMHSTSVLIYRYAFGCLAMLGMLMFHRTRMWLAFGDFLRILFLSSAYAASSIALIEGYNYMASGIATTLLFSYPVWTCLLSVVFLHERLSATTAISIAIAVAGVFFLSGILDGGGGMEGFTGLFLLLASGFLYAVYMVAFPRMRIRKMPSLKLTFYIFFFAMLILALYGTFTRGRIDPIDTNSQLINLFLLGLVPTAISNVTLIISLKQISSTMAAVLGVFEPMTAMCVGILLFGEPLTLPIVVGFVLIIVAVLILVLSKRKTG
- a CDS encoding pyridoxal-phosphate-dependent aminotransferase family protein; its protein translation is MNMLNFTVGPVMSADAVREIGAEQVPYFRTSEFSATMKENEQLMKEFAKADDDARVVFITGSGTASMEASVMNLLTTDDKVLVVNGGSFGQRFVDLCELYAIPHTVIKMETGQQITAEMLEQYDGQGYTAFLVNVGETSTGVHYDIDLISKFCRRNNLFLLVDAISSFLADEFDMKRLGADVMITGSQKALACPPGISVIVLSPRAIERIECNDVRCMYLNLKDALRNGERGQTPYTPAVGILLQIHCRLKEIERNGGVAAEIERTRNLAMDFRQKIAHLPLEPITQSPSNAVTSLHPLNNSAFSIFETLKDEYGIWICPNGGDMRDTVFRVGHIGALTPADNSTLVAAFDELHKIGKL